The 'Nostoc azollae' 0708 genome has a window encoding:
- a CDS encoding XisH family protein: MDLVTQQLLAAARDQEKIAVEIKTLSSDSPLTNYHAALGQFLNYHLALEISDLIRILYLAMLVVTYETFLKREFAEILLVNISN; the protein is encoded by the coding sequence ATTGATTTAGTTACCCAGCAACTATTAGCAGCAGCGCGAGACCAAGAAAAAATTGCAGTTGAAATTAAGACCCTCTCGAGTGATTCGCCACTGACCAATTACCATGCTGCGTTAGGACAGTTTTTGAACTATCACCTGGCTTTAGAAATCAGTGATCTAATTCGTATTCTCTATTTAGCTATGCTTGTGGTTACTTATGAAACTTTTTTAAAACGGGAATTTGCAGAAATTTTATTAGTAAACATATCAAATTAA
- a CDS encoding tyrosine-type recombinase/integrase: MDITNVEVSNVESLPPSASRVVCHDTSASVTAELVEEVIRQYYYLTPAVANDEELILAWAGSQNREQTKRKYYRFGQKLLTWLKNQGVRDLRLVQAPKLLEFIASWGEVSPYTKSNQVLILRSLWSYGHGENVGYFLRNITSSIDYDNFSDLPKAERYLEDWEMAQLADVAQRLREQYWLVFSLLFYSGMRVGEVGRVTVPGDKPGQPKEDYPGLYWHNFKWQPDPIPEDSSRGYYTIKFRGKGGKYREIGLDHETSRIFKKYRGMAGEKMPVFPNMSPNPKKRGLPLSDRAIKRLIQDISEVAKVKFSCHWLRHSHASRAVDSKSLFEVQDQLGHSKSDTTKTYVRSKKDAGTGTVLPRF; encoded by the coding sequence ATGGATATTACTAATGTTGAGGTAAGCAACGTAGAAAGTCTCCCTCCCTCCGCCAGTAGAGTTGTATGTCATGATACTTCTGCATCTGTTACCGCTGAATTAGTAGAGGAGGTGATTCGCCAATATTATTACCTTACACCTGCTGTAGCAAATGATGAGGAGTTGATTTTGGCTTGGGCAGGGTCACAGAACCGTGAGCAAACTAAGCGAAAATACTATCGCTTTGGTCAAAAATTACTCACTTGGTTGAAAAATCAAGGTGTACGAGATTTACGGCTGGTTCAGGCACCAAAGTTACTGGAATTTATTGCTAGTTGGGGTGAGGTTTCTCCTTATACCAAATCTAACCAGGTGCTAATATTGCGATCACTATGGAGCTATGGTCATGGGGAGAATGTTGGCTATTTCTTACGGAATATTACTAGTAGTATAGATTACGATAATTTCAGTGACTTACCAAAGGCAGAGCGTTATTTAGAAGATTGGGAGATGGCACAGTTGGCTGATGTTGCCCAACGATTGAGGGAGCAGTACTGGCTAGTTTTTTCTTTGCTTTTTTATAGTGGGATGCGGGTGGGTGAGGTTGGTCGGGTGACGGTTCCTGGTGATAAACCGGGTCAGCCGAAGGAAGATTATCCGGGTTTATATTGGCACAATTTTAAATGGCAGCCCGACCCGATACCAGAAGATAGTTCCAGGGGATATTACACAATTAAGTTTCGGGGCAAGGGGGGAAAGTACCGGGAAATTGGTTTGGATCACGAAACTTCACGGATCTTTAAGAAGTACCGGGGGATGGCAGGTGAAAAGATGCCAGTGTTTCCGAATATGTCACCTAACCCGAAAAAGCGGGGTTTACCGTTGAGTGACCGGGCAATTAAAAGGTTGATTCAGGATATATCTGAGGTGGCGAAGGTAAAGTTTTCTTGCCACTGGTTACGGCATTCTCACGCATCGCGGGCGGTGGATAGTAAATCACTGTTTGAGGTGCAAGACCAGTTAGGGCATAGTAAGAGCGATACTACTAAGACCTATGTTCGTTCTAAAAAGGATGCGGGAACGGGGACTGTATTACCGAGGTTTTGA